The following coding sequences lie in one Burkholderia cepacia genomic window:
- the tagF gene encoding type VI secretion system-associated protein TagF, with product MTQTVQAQIAYFGKIPSRGDFVKSAHNPQLLQTLDRWIAQALELLAEDPRWKIVYEDAKPMHFAFLGSRSKLAIAGHMVASHDVSMRRFPFLGATALEVDRPLAFLARSPLAFARLWSRVATQIPPLLGKDEPPGALQALGDTQVPIDVGGPGTSHDGTFNDFVEHQSLYGLQEMLLESGHPVRLRGAMLALGSLLRPVMQSGSSHIERGLTLPLPVDPFYRSLVAAFWLELIAPFVAQADFELAIFIGTIAERERLVIGFNGASAKTLLSVVDPQTYAAHNIDIDDPEWIDAHAQNDQQISKLVSYLDQPQLSLRVAIDAFREAFIGG from the coding sequence ATGACGCAAACCGTTCAGGCGCAAATCGCCTACTTCGGCAAGATTCCGTCGCGCGGCGACTTCGTCAAGAGCGCGCACAATCCGCAGCTGCTGCAGACGCTCGACCGCTGGATCGCGCAGGCGCTCGAACTGCTCGCGGAAGATCCGCGCTGGAAGATCGTCTACGAGGATGCGAAGCCGATGCATTTCGCGTTCCTCGGCTCGCGCAGCAAGCTCGCGATTGCGGGCCACATGGTCGCGAGCCACGACGTGTCGATGCGCCGCTTCCCGTTCCTCGGCGCAACCGCGCTCGAGGTCGACCGGCCGCTCGCGTTCCTCGCGCGCAGCCCGCTCGCGTTCGCACGGCTGTGGTCGCGCGTCGCCACGCAGATCCCGCCGCTGCTGGGCAAGGACGAGCCGCCCGGCGCGCTGCAGGCGCTCGGCGACACGCAAGTGCCGATCGACGTCGGCGGCCCCGGCACGTCGCATGACGGTACCTTCAACGATTTCGTCGAACACCAGTCGCTGTACGGCCTCCAGGAGATGCTGCTCGAAAGCGGTCATCCGGTGCGGCTGCGCGGCGCGATGCTCGCGCTCGGCTCGCTGCTGCGGCCGGTGATGCAAAGCGGCTCGTCGCACATCGAACGCGGGCTCACGCTGCCGCTGCCGGTCGATCCGTTCTACCGCAGCCTCGTCGCCGCGTTCTGGCTCGAACTGATCGCGCCGTTCGTCGCGCAGGCCGACTTCGAGCTCGCGATCTTCATCGGCACGATCGCCGAGCGCGAACGGCTCGTCATCGGCTTCAACGGCGCGTCGGCCAAGACGCTGCTGAGCGTGGTCGACCCGCAGACCTACGCCGCCCACAACATCGACATCGACGATCCCGAGTGGATCGACGCCCATGCGCAAAACGATCAGCAGATCAGCAA